The genomic DNA TTTATCCTTTCTCACCCATTGACGACCTACGACCAAAGCAACCCGTTCTCACCTTTAGTCCAGCGATAAGACAATCTCTCTTCACTATGATCGCCTTACAGCCTATCCTCCGATGCTCTCATGCTATCAGACCCACCAGCGTATCTCGACGAGGTGTTCCCACCCTTATTAGGGGGTTCGCGTCCTCCATAAGACTATCTGAGGAGGTGAATTTTACTGTTCCGCCGTTGAAATAGCTAAAGCTGATCATCAGTCTCACCCCTTATAGCTCCATAAGACACCACTGTACGACTTTCACGTAGAGAACAAAGCTAAGATGGTCCCCTTTGCTGGATGGAGTATGCCATTGAGTTACGGTGAAGTAGgtcagagtgagtatcatcccCTCATCTGTCCGTAACCGTCACAATCATTATACACCTATGCATTCAACTAACTTCCGTTCATCCCTTTTGTCTATAGTCACCGCGCACAAACACGTAAGATCTTCCGCAGGTCTATTCGACGTTTCCCACATGCTTCAACACAATTTCACCGGACCAGGCTCCCAAGAATTCCTGTTGTCGCTCTGTCCCTCATCTTTGGATAAGCTCAAACCATTTAGTTCTACCCTGAGTGTATTGTTGAATGAAGAGGGTGGTATTATAGACGATACCATTATAACGAAACATTCCGACGAATCATTCTACGTAGTCACCAATGCAGGTAGATCTAAAGAGGACAAAGAGTGGATACAAAAGAAGTTAAGTGAATGGAAAGGTGGAGAAGTCAAGTGGGATACGTTGGAGGGTTGGGGTCTAGTAGCTTTACAGGGTCCAAAAGCATCTGATGTTATCAAGCAGATGTTCCTGAAGGATGGTCAATTCGATTTGGATAGTATCAGATTTGGTCAAAGTGCTTTTGTAGACTTGGATGGGGTCAAATGCCATGTCGCTAGAGGTGGTTatacaggtgaagatggatttgaggtgagtggtgtATACAATATTATATTTTCATTTCCCCTTCGATGACAggatgacttacctgtacACCTACCCGAAGAAAAAAgtaagctgataatctcatCATGTTATTTCTTTCTGTATAGATATCAATTCCACCTGCCAATGCCGttgaactcacatcaaaAATTACCAAACATCCCGACGTTCAATTGATAGGTCTCGGAGCGAGAGATTCCCTGCGATTGGAAGCTGGTATGTGTCTTTACGGACATGACTTGGACGAATCTGTTAGTCCTGTCGAAGCGGCTTTAAGCTGGGTTATAGGTGAGTCACACAACAACAACTATACCGACCATATAAAACAACGCCATCCCTCTGGAATGATTTATTACAATTAACTGATTTCAATTCTTTTGACTCCGTCTATAGGTAAAAatagaagagcagaagattCTCAACCCTCTTTCCCAGGAAAATCGCGAGTATTATCAGAATTATCTTCTGGTCCATCAAGACGAAGAGTAGGATTTGAAATTACCGGTTCACCGGCTAGAGAAGGATGTAAAGTGTTTGATTTGACGGGTACAACTCAACTTGGTAAGCATCATTCTCTTTAATCGCATCTCTCGTCATTCTGAACTCAAGGTGAGAGCGGTTCACTCATACTGTTCTTGTCTCATAAATGTATAGGTATAATCACATCGGGTATACCATCTCCCACATTAGGTAAAAACATAGCTATGGGATATATCGCGAATGGATCGCATAAGAAGGGTACATCAGTCATGGTTGAAGTGAgaaagaaattgagagaGGCCGTGGTCACTCCTATGCCTTTCGTACCTACCAAATACTTCAAGTAGTCCACTTCATCGCTCATTGACCCTTTAGAGAAAATGCAATAAGAGATCATACAAGTAAGAGGAATGGAAATATAGAAATTTGGTAGGACTGAAATTCGGTTGTAAAAAGGTTGTGTGGTTTTTCTCCAATTTTGGGTACAATCCACGCCATGCAATATATACATCatgaaaagaaagattcGAGCATGGCACAGGTCGTTTCCTTGACTTCATGTGAATCTGAGTACATACTGATCATACATTTTAACCTCATCAAGTCAAGTAAGTCTATCAATCTACCAGTCATGTTCCAGCAGTACCAGCTTTAGCTCAGGTTCTGTCATTTCAAGTCGGCTGTACATCCCGGACTTATCTTTTCTACTTCCtgtatcatctcttcatagAAGATCTCAGTCCCTCTAATCCCTTTGTATGAGTAAAGCCAGGTATTTTCAGATGGGGTTGGAACGCAACTTGACCAATACTATGAGAAAAACGATTAGTCGCCAAGGTCCAATTCGTTCGTATACTATATTGATGATAACTCTTAGGGGTATAATGTATAAGGCAAGTTTTTTTGTTTTAGAATCGGATCacaaactcacatcttgaCTACCACCTTTCCAAGCGCTTGCCGAGGTGATATTCCTAGCTGCCTTCTTAGCACTTCTCGCATTAACCATGACCCAAAGGAATATATAAACCAATTGTAGCGATAGAGTAAACTTGGCATCTGATCCTATATTAGTAAATGTCAAACCTGGATTGACATTGATAATAGTGATATTGAGGGATGAAAGTGGtttgatcaatgatcgagTGAGCATTTGGAGTAAAAGCTGCAAGGTCAAAAGTTAAAGGTAGTGTCATGCCAGCTCAGCTCAAACGGAAAGGGATACGATAGCACGTAGGGTAGATGAAGTAATATATGAACG from Kwoniella mangroviensis CBS 8507 chromosome 1 map unlocalized Ctg02, whole genome shotgun sequence includes the following:
- a CDS encoding glycine cleavage system T protein, coding for MIALQPILRCSHAIRPTSVSRRGVPTLIRGFASSIRLSEELHKTPLYDFHVENKAKMVPFAGWSMPLSYGEVGQITAHKHVRSSAGLFDVSHMLQHNFTGPGSQEFLLSLCPSSLDKLKPFSSTLSVLLNEEGGIIDDTIITKHSDESFYVVTNAGRSKEDKEWIQKKLSEWKGGEVKWDTLEGWGLVALQGPKASDVIKQMFLKDGQFDLDSIRFGQSAFVDLDGVKCHVARGGYTGEDGFEISIPPANAVELTSKITKHPDVQLIGLGARDSLRLEAGMCLYGHDLDESVSPVEAALSWVIGKNRRAEDSQPSFPGKSRVLSELSSGPSRRRVGFEITGSPAREGCKVFDLTGTTQLGIITSGIPSPTLGKNIAMGYIANGSHKKGTSVMVEVRKKLREAVVTPMPFVPTKYFK